From Oncorhynchus clarkii lewisi isolate Uvic-CL-2024 chromosome 26, UVic_Ocla_1.0, whole genome shotgun sequence, the proteins below share one genomic window:
- the LOC139384992 gene encoding myoblast determination protein 1 homolog 1-like — MELPDIPFPITSPDDFYDDPCFNTSDMHFFEDLDPRLVHVGLLKPDDHQHKEDEHIRAPSGHHQAGRCLLWACKACKRKTTNADRRKAATMRERRRLSKVNDAFETLKRCTSTNPNQRLPKVDILRNAISYIESLQGLLRGAGQEGNYYPVMDHYSGDSDASSPRSNCSDGMMDFNGQSCPPRRRNKYDSTYFNEAPNDSRHKKNSVISSLDCLSNIVERITTDTSACPAVQDGSEGSSPCSPGDGSIASENGAPIPSPINCVPALHDPNTIYQVL, encoded by the exons ATGGAGTTGCCGGATATTCCTTTCCCTATAACCTCTCCAGATGACTTCTACGACGACCCTTGCTTCAACACCAGCGACATGCATTTCTTTGAGGACCTGGACCCGAGACTCGTTCATGTGGGTCTCCTCAAGCCGGACGACCACCAACACAAAGAGGACGAGCACATCCGGGCACCGAGCGGGCACCACCAGGCGGGCAGGTGCCTCCTGTGGGCCTGCAAAGCCTGCAAGAGGAAGACCACCAATGCTGATCGTAGGAAAGCGGCTACCATGCGGGAAAGAAGGCGACTGAGCAAGGTGAACGATGCCTTCGAGACACTGAAGAGATGTACGTCTACTAACCCAAACCAGAGGCTGCCCAAAGTGGATATCCTGCGGAATGCCATCAGCTATATTGAGTCTCTCCAAGGCCTGCTTCGTGGGGCCGGACAGGAGGGCAACTATTACCCGGTGATGGATCACTATAGCGGGGACTCGGATGCGTCCAGTCCCCGCTCCAACTGCTCAGACGGAATG ATGGATTTCAATGGTCAGTCTTGTCCACCAAGACGGAGAAACAAGTATGATAGCACCTACTTCAACGAAGCACCAAATG ATTCCAGACACAAGAAGAACTCTGTTATTTCCAGTTTGGACTGCCTGTCAAACATCGTGGAGCGAATCACTACGGATACCTCTGCCTGTCCCGCTGTTCAGGACGGTTCCGAGGGTAGCAGCCCCTGTTCTCCCGGGGATGGTTCCATAGCGAGTGAGAACGGAGCCCCCATCCCGTCCCCGATCAACTGCGTCCCCGCCTTACATGACCCAAACACCATCTACCAGGTGTTGTGA